Proteins encoded by one window of Coregonus clupeaformis isolate EN_2021a unplaced genomic scaffold, ASM2061545v1 scaf0001, whole genome shotgun sequence:
- the LOC123482922 gene encoding NEDD8 translates to MLIKVKTLTGKEIEIDIEPTDKVERIKERVEEKEGIPPQQQRLIYSGKQMNDEKTAADYKIQGGSVLHLVLALRGGQVLHCPTSLLLAL, encoded by the exons ATGTTGATTAAAGTCAAG ACACTCACAGGGAAGGAAATTGAGATTGACATAGAGCCCACAGACAAG GTGGAGAGGATCAAGGAGCGagtggaggagaaagaggggattCCTCCTCAACAGCAGAGGTTGATCTACAGCGGGAAACAGAT GAACGATGAGAAGACAGCGGCAGACTACAAGATCCAGGGAGGTTCTGTACTACATCTGGTCCTGGCACTGAGAGGAGGGCAGGTCCTCCACTGTCCCACAAGCCTTCTGCTTGCCTTGTAA
- the LOC123482962 gene encoding GMP reductase 2-like — translation MPRIENDIKLDFKDVLLRPKRSTLKSRSEVDLMRSYTFRNSKGSYRGIPIVAANMDTVGTFDMALVLSKFTLFTAIHKHYSVDDWKEFATKNPECVQSVAVSTGTSEGDFDRLGEILAAVPQLQYICVDVANGYSEHFVHFVKDVRQKYPTHTIMAGNVVTGEMVEELILAGADIIKVGIGPGSVCTTRKKTGVGYPQLSAVIECADAAHGLGGHIISDGGCTCPGDVSKAFGAGADFVMLGGMLAGHSESGGEVIEKNGKKYKLFYGMSSDTAMKRHAGGVAEYRASEGKTVEVVYKGPVDVTIRDVLGGVRSTCTYVGAGKLKELSRRTTFIRVTQQLNTVFGNDN, via the exons ATGCCTCGCATTGAGAATGACATCAAGTTGGACTTCAAAGACGTGCTTCTCCGTCCAAAACGAAGCACACTCAAGTCCCGTAGTGAG GTGGACCTGATGAGAAGTTACACCTTCAGGAACTCCAAGGGAAGCTACAGAGGAATCCCCATAGTTGCAGCCAACATGGACACCGTCGGCACCTTCGACATGGCCCTGGTATTGTCCAAG TTCACTCTCTTCACTGCCATTCACAAGCACTATTCAGTAGATGACTGGAAGGAGTTTGCAACAAAGAATCCAGAATGTGTACAG agtgtGGCAGTCAGCACAGGAACAAGTGAAGGGGACTTTGACAGACTGGGTGAGATCCTAGCCGCTGTGCCTCAGCTGCAGTACATCTGTGTGGATGTAGCCAATGGCTACTCAGAGCACTTTGTCCACTTTGTCAAAGACGTGCGTCAGAAGTACCCGACACACACCATCATG GCAGGGAATGTGGTTACCGGGGAGATGGTGGAGGAGCTGATCCTCGCCGGTGCTGACATCATCAAAGTGGGCATCGGACCAG gcTCTGTGTGCACCACCCGTAAGAAGACCGGGGTGGGCTATCCCCAGCTGAGCGCTGTGATCGAGTGTGCAGACGCTGCCCACGGCCTGGGCGGACACATCATCTCT GATGGCGGATGCACTTGCCCAGGTGACGTCTCCAAGGCTTTTG GCGCGGGGGCAGACTTTGTGATGCTGGGCGGAATGCTGGCCGGCCACTCAGAGAGCGGGGGCGAGGTCATCGAGAAGAACGGGAAGAAGTACAAGCTGTTCTACGGCATGAGCTCCGACACGGCCATGAAGAGACACGCCGGGGGCGTGGCCGAGTACAG GGCATCTGAGGGGAAGACAGTGGAGGTGGTCTACAAGGGTCCCGTGGACGTAACCATACGCGACGTCCTGGGTGGGGTCCGCTCCACCTGCACCTACGTGGGCGCAGGGAAGCTCAAGGAGCTCAGCCGCAGGACCACCTTCATCAGGGTTACCCAGCAGCTCAACACCGTCTTTGGGAACGATAACTAG